A segment of the Amia ocellicauda isolate fAmiCal2 chromosome 5, fAmiCal2.hap1, whole genome shotgun sequence genome:
GCCCAGCCTCCTGAACACACTGACTGTTCCCGCATTGTCCATCTGAGCGCCCTGGCACTCCCCTGTGCTGCTGCTGACCTTGACGCTGGGCACGGGTCTCTTCAGGGTAACAGAGAACCCTTTGCTCTTGGTGCTGGTGACCCGGCTGTCCTGGGTGTCGGGCTGATGGACGGAGGACTTGCCCAGCCTCTGGAGGATGCTGACTTTGGCGGGTGGCTCCTGGGAGGTGGAGGAGGCTGGGGCGCTGGAGGGCTTGCCCAGGCGACGTAGGGTGACCGGGCCGGGCTTAGCAAGGCCAGCAGTCTGGGGTTTGGGCGCCTGGGTGGAGGAGGCCGCTCTTTTTAACGACTGGGACGTCTTTTTCAGGACGCCGGCGTACTGCAGCACTGAGCCCTCCTCGTCGCTCTCCTCCAGCTTGTCAGAGTCCCGCCCCCCGTCCTCCTTCTCGGTGGTACCAGTCTGGCGTGGCTCAGAGGCTCCCCCCAGCCGGCTGAACACTCCAGTGGGCTGGCAGagaagcacagagcacacatgATGGGACCAGTGATGACAGCACACAAAACCACAATCACACACCAGAAGACAATTCCATACAATCTTTTTCCTAAAGGATTTCCAGGGACGTTTCGCTGAAAATCAAGGGTCTGACGCTTACGATTTCTGAAACAGAGGGTTAAGTGTGGAGGGGTGAGGGAAATAAAAAAGTGAACAGAGGCATTGTAAAAGCGAAGAGTGACGGCTTTCTTTACAAGCAGGAATTTGGAGCATGCACAAAAACAAGACACACAGTTGAAGAGCAAATCACATTCCAAGGCAGACAATGGATCTGCAGTTTGAAAAGTGTTGCTTCACAGCCAGAATTCCTGTCATCCCAAAAATGTTCACATTGGACAAGATCTCCACGTCTACTGCTTTGCAGTGACGCATGTGAGCTAGAGAAAAGTTCATAACCATCAAGCAATGAACATTCTGCACTTAAGTCTCTGACATACCACCAGATGCAGTTAAAGGCAACCTGCAGAGCCACAGGTACAGATCTCACAACTTAAGATCTGCGTGGGATCAATTGAGACCGTATTTAAACTAAGAAAACAGTTCACCATTCAATAAAGGGGTTTCAAATACCACAAGACAAGTACAAGAACATTTGTGAGCCTGGAGGGTTTTCGGACACGGATCATAGTCATTCTCGGCTtcagtaaataataaatcactTGGAGTTGCTCCTGCCAAAATTATACTCCAAGCTAACAAAAAGGGGGAATTTGCATTCCTTTGGCTACACAAATAGAATGCAGTGCTTTCAAGTTATTAAAGGAAGTGCATGCATTCAGGAGCAATCATAATGTATTCCTGTACGTTCTGCCAATACCACTACTGAGAGACAGGTAGCCTTCTTGCATTTTACTTTACGAGaaaaaggggagagagagaggaaaaaaaaaaaaaaaaactttcattaATTTTCATTCAGGATGAATTCTACAGGGAGGACTAACACTTAAGATCAGAAGCCATTATGAACTAATGAAAGCAGTAGGCCAAACTAGAATTGTCTCCATCACCCCACAGAGATACCAACATTCTTTTATCAAGAACAAAAAGTGTTAATGACTTTAGAAGCCTTTTGTTTACATTGCCCTCACTTATGGTTAAATAAATTAACTTGTCTGAATCAAACATTTCTAAGATGACTGccactgcacagcacaggaaGCCTACAGTGACACACCAGGCATCTGAAGGCCATTACTGAAGCATTAATCATGAAATCAGTGTAGCATTGAACTACTTTGCCATTCTGTTCTTTACTGAGCTTTAAGCCTTCTGTTCTGCAGCTGTTAATTAACCAGAAGAGTGTGATCTGGTATAAAGACTCAAGGGATCAAAAGCTTTCTAAACACTCCTAGCTGACATCGGAAGCATATCATCAGGATGTACATTAACTAAAATCCATCTAAAATGTATAGTGTAGACAAACCAGATCAAAAGATCAAAGAGGTTTTCTGTGGGTGATAAAACAATTGCAAGGTGTATGGTCATGAACACAAAAAGAATGCGtttccaaaaaactaaaaagaacaGAACTGTGTTAGAAGCTGGGTCGCTGTGTGCCAGATCAGGAACTCCATAATGAAGTGggcaaataatttaattaaattccttTGGGGATGTGGGAGTGTAACTAACCTACTATTAATGTCAGGCTCATAAAAGGAGCAGtgtgagagaggaaaaaaaatcacagacgcacacagtaagcaaattaaaataaataaatagactgaATTACAGTCAAATGATAATGGAGAGAAGCAAAACCAATTTGCAGACCAAAAAGAAAAGGGTTAGATTAGTCTGGCCAGTCATTCGTGCCTCCCATCAGACGAGTGGATGGTACTGCAGATATTACCTTGCTCCCCGTTGTGGTGTCAGCTTTGGACTCAGCACCCAGCCTCTCGAACACTGAGGTGCGATGTTGGCCCTTCTCTGCAGGTGGAGAGACAGAGGAGGAGAAAGAATGAGAGAGAACAGGGGGAGAGAACTGAGCAGATTGATTGAGCTGTGCTCCCTCTAGCTCCCAGACTCATTACCACACCTTGATAAAGCTGTGAGGGGCAATTGTTCAAGGCTGCTCACATTAGCATAAATTCACAAAAGAAAACCTCTTTCAGGAAGGTCCGCTTGCTTTGTGCCGGAGGCTCAGAGCACCAAGCCTGCTGGTTGtctgacgtcagcagcagaGGCAGCACCTCTCTCTCCAGAGTGCCAAAGAGTGACACTGCAAATGCACCCGTGGCTGCGATCAGTGCCAAAACAGCCCACTGTGTGAAATTGAGTGGAGGGGTTGAAAGTGATCGCATTGCACTAATAACTCTTGGCAGAGAGAAATTCCAGGGTCCCTCCTTCTAGAGCTGCAGCAAGGAGTGGTGATGTTCTCTAGAAATGAAATGTTGGTCTCCGACACTGATCATGAAAGTACCACCTCCTGTTGTAATTGTGCACTTTCCAACATGACCCCAGCCTAGGAGTAACCAATAGAGATGGATCAGCACTGAAAGCAAGTTTGACCAATATCATGAGTGAGGTGTCAAAGATTAGGATAAGCATCTCAGAGTAGTTTCGTTGTTTGAGACGAGATTAGAATAATTGTAGGCAGAATAAGCAGAAAAATCTCTAATTATATATTTGCATTAATCAGGCTGCAGAGATAATGAACCTCCTGTGGGTTAATCAACAGTTGGACACAGAACAGTCTTATCCTAAAACCTATGACTTGCTCTTTAAAACTGTGGCAGGGAAGTAACTCGGCATCAAATATTTCAACTATGGATATTTCCAGAGCTGCTGTTGGTGACTATTCAAGTAGTTGCCGCACCCATTTATCATGAGACatacattaaatgcaaaatcATGCAATGTAACAATTGCAATAAGTTTTGAACTTTATGGCATACTAACAGAAATAAGCATTACATGTCAACTCTTACATCTTGTGAGAGACTTATTTTGCAAGCAAGTGTTATTTTTCCACGATACTGTCAATCTTTTGTTAATTACAACTTGAAATTAACTTTGAAGGTTGTGAGTTATGAGCGTCTCCAGAAAAATTGTGTGTATGAATAAGAactgaatattttgcaattacaactAACCTGTCAGACGAAAATGtttgtattaaattattaattacattttcattcaatatttTTGCAATGAGAGCAGTGACGCAAACACCTTAACATTAAATGTGATGAGATGTCAATGTTTCCCAGTCAtaagtgaaatacaaaatgtatctaCTTAACTAAAACTATTTACTTTCCCCCAGTTTtcaaaccacactcaacataTAGACTACCAGTCTACATTAAATCATACCTGTGCATTTGAGttacagtgaatacaaaataaatgcatatatatttatgtagctGGCTTAATATTAGTTTGTTGCCGTGcgctttccttttctgtcattgctagcaTCGCAGAAGGGTGTTTAGATTTTAAGTGGGTTAACATTCCAGTTGTAGATTTGTAGATCAGTTTAACTGCACATTTCACTCTTACCAgggttttcatttactttgtcaaagtatttccatgcagaacttGTCTGTGAGGAAGCCATCGTTAACTAAGGTACGTTCTAGTTTAGCCAATCACTGATAAGATAAATCCCACACTCCTGTCAATCTTCATTACGGCTTTTGCTAGAGAGCCAATCAGcagtacaggctttaaaataaaaatcaatatataaataaaaataaaaattgaatgtTGGATTCACTTGTTGATAGTTGCCATAGTTAAGGAATAGTCGAATGTTCCTCCCAAGAATTAACTGGAtattcttgatttttttattatttagtggcAATTTAAAGCTGATCTGTCCATCTGAGGTCATCAACAGCTCCAAGAGAAACATCTCCCATAACCTAGGTACCATGGGAGGGTCTGGACTTGGTGTTTTCCAGCGGCtgagagagacaccagacaatAAATCAGCGATGCACATGCAATGTATGGAAACTGAATTCTTGAAACTTCAAGCAACTTCAAGCTTGACTTCAGTAAGGTATGAACCAAGGTAAAGTCAATTAAAGGTTAGTTGAATTGCTATGGCAACATGTGGCAAGTATACACCAGTTATTTTGTGCTTCCCCCGTACTTCCCTATTTGCTTTTTGGGTTGGAGGCATTAACCCCGGTAACCAACAAGCAGTGTTCGTGGAGGCAGCAGCTGTACCTCTCTCAGCCTGCTCCTCCAGGATCTTCCTTGTACGGGGGGTGGTGCCCTTTGGCATGTTGATGATGTACTTGCCCTCCATCTCTGCTGTAACTCGCCGCCGCTTCACGGGGACAGCTGGACCCTCGTCTGCTGGCCGGGACTGCACTGCGCGAACAGAGAGACCACATCACTGTAAATTGCGCAAATAGAGACTACACCACTGCACAATGTACACTGCGCTAATAGACCACACCACTGCACTCTGCACACAGACTACACCCCGGCCCGCTGTATTCTGGACAAACACTGACACTCCACCAATGAACACTGTACAGTGCACAAATACCACACCAGTGCATTCTATACAAACGCAGagaccacacactgcccactaggGCTGGCACCAAAGAGTCAAATAATTACAGGTTTTGTTGACCTCAGTGCTTGTATTCAACTAACCAGATGAATGTCATGTGACCATTCACACCATTTGCTAAAATGGTGGATGTTACATCAACATCAGAAGAAAAGCAAGAAACTAGGTCACGATCTTATAGCGCAGTTGACCGTAGTTCTGCACAGATGTTACGTCAACATCAAGAAGAAAAGCAAGAAACTAGGTTGCATTCCTGTTGCGCAGATGTCCATAGTTCTGcagagatctgcagaattccacctatatatatataagaaaaaataaaaaaacaacaagatgtgAAGTACTATGCACTCTCACAAAGTggtaaaataaaaccaaagcaCACTGCGTATGTGTGCACACTTCAGAGGAAAACATTCCTTAACCAGTTAGCTGAAAATCAAACAATGAGTGGTACTGCAGTCTAGTAAGTTAAACCCAAAAAGGCAGTCAAAAATGCTACATTTTTCAAAGCGTCCAATAAATGACATGGGTAAAcaggaaataacagaaaatcTAATAGCATTCATTGTGAAAGATGTACGTCCAGTTTTAGTAATTCAGGGATTTCAAGATCTTATCCATTCTTTTGAACCCACGTACACAATTCCATCCTGCGTTAGCGTCTGGAAACAAATCCAAGACACGTACGACTGTCAAAAGCCAGTTTGCTGAAAAATCTAAAAGACACGACCTCTGAACATCGGTGACAATGGATGCTTTATATTAGTGTAACTGCACATTGGGGCATTGATCTTTTGTGTACGGTTCATGACAAGTGTAATGGGGCTCATACGGTATATGAGAACGTGACGTATACAAGTGACGTATCCCCTTTTGGTGTAGTGGGCTCATCACTCTACTGGCTGGATCAAATGCTGAGTGGGGAGAACTGACCTGCACCGGCTACACAATGCCAGCAATACAAGTGTTTCTTATATGAAATGGTTTGATTTGTTACCCAagtaaaaaacattataaataaaaattacccagttctttattttattttttaaattaattttactaTTTTCCATGGCGAGCTATGCTATTGCACATTCGTTATTTGCTGTAAGGTATGTGCATATTGTTTGAACTAACgattaatatatttttggttAAGTAAATCAGTAACTCGAATATGAATAAACAATTATGATCACAGGCTAAATAATTTTATAGACCATGGATTAAAAGCAATTCCTTCTGGATTTCTTTTTACATGTTGTATAGGGTTTCTTTTCACTACATCCATGCAGAAATTAATGCATTACAAAACTGAATGATTCTGTTTTCTTCACTTGAATTATCAAAATGGAAGTAATTGTTTCCAGTGAAGAGATTTTATCTAACATTATAAAATGTCTGATGCATAAGAGAAATAGGCCTacttaatacaaaaacaagatagttttttttatgctgCAATCCAGACTAGTCAAATAGTTCAACTACACCTTAACTATTCGACCCAATAAAGTTAGTAGTCGTTCTACCCCTACTGCACAAACACAGAGcccacaacactgcacagagaccGATCATACCACTGCACGCTGCCATGATGGGGGGTATCAGTGCTCTGGGCTGTGTCAGTACCTGCTTTAGTGTTCTTGGCAGCCTGTTTATTGGACACTGTGACGGACAGCCTGTTGTCCGGTCGACGCACAGGTGTGTTGGGAGGGGAGTCCCGGCTCAGGCTGTTGGCAATCATGCGTGTGGCAGCTGTAGGGGAGGAAGGAGACTACATTTATCTTTTCAAAAATCACTCAGAGAATCACCCTTAATGTTATAATTAATGTCATAatgttaaaaagcaaaacaaagtttagcgtataatataaataactgaaaataaccaacatttaaataaaggtTTTCCTCAGCTATCATATTTCACAgcaatttaatttttatattatatattttctatattaTAAATAATCCCATAAATACATCTAAGAGCACTGCTACTTTCATTAGTATCCATAATTAAAAGTTACCATTCCTGAATACTCTAATTTtcaactttttaaatgtttcatattCATCCAAATCTACAGAAAACAATAAGTCTTATAATCAGACTCATTATTGTAATCTGTGATTAGACACCATGCTATGATACTTCTGCTGACAGTGCAACTctgtgggagggagggagaactCACGTGTGTTGGCAGTCCTCCTCAACTCTGCCTGGATGCTGGTCTGTCCTGATGAAATCGCTTCAGTGGCCATTTTGCACATGTCCTGGGAGACACGAGAGCAGAGAGTCAGGATCTGGGAGCATTGCAGAGCATCACTCTTAATCAAGGCCAGCCTAACCTTCATGCTCGGTGAAGTGAAATCACACAATAAAAATGAGCAGACATGCGAACGACTGTCTAACGTTCGCACAGTCTACAGGAGCCCACTACTGCTCTGAAACTAACCCGGTTGGTCTCAGGTTGACAGGTTCACTTAAATCGTATAAAATGCATATTACCCATCTGGCAATTGCTCTTGCATGAACATGCAGATTGCCCAGTCATAAGACAAAggcaaaatacatatatatgattgAATATAAAACGACTTTAAATGATTTGGTCTCCCCTATACGTATTTGAATTTGAGCACAAAAAGGGTTAAGATACTGCCTGAAGGGGCTGCAACCAATAGGCATAGGCCTATTGCTTAAGGCCTATGCAATGGACCACAcccagatttattttctcctataccAGTTTGTTCTATTAGGAGTTTTTGTTGTTCTCCTAATGGTTCTCTGTTCTTTATTATGTGAAATGCTCTAGTGCAACTCTTTTTCTAAGGGTGCTACAGTAAATAATTTGGATTGAACTGAAATTGAATACAGGCCTTTGCCCCTACAACTGCTCAGAGTGAGTGTCACCAGGGCGCCACCTATCTGTCATTCCATCACAGTCCACTGTAGCTCATCTACTCTTAATTTATGAGATTCGCTAAATCAACACATCACAAAAATAATTGAGTTCAGGCTGAATAGAAAACGGCAGAGGAGCTGAACAGCCTTTgacaagagcactgaagcattcTTCCATGGGCTATTTTAAGGAGCAGACATTACAGCAGGGGGAGAATGTACATGCCTATTATTAGGTATCTCAGAAGAGCGgtcttttttttcaatttttttaaagaaacagcaCTGTTCAAGATTAGCGTAAAACATAACAGCAAAACACTGCCAAGAACAAAAAGGAGCCGACAAACCCACATGGGCTGCACGTTCTTCTACAAACATGCAGGGTATTGAGTAGGAAACTCATTTGTAGATAAGTGGTTTGTAAGTATTGAAACGATGCAATAAATCCATTATTCTGGAGACTTGCTTATTTGGATGTGGAGTATTCTGAACATCTGGGAGCAAACGTTGACAGAACTTCTGTTGGTTGTTTTTGCCATTACCAAGACGATTAATTAGAAATAAACTTCCAAAGGTTtgtgaagagaagagaagaggtaAACCCTGTAGGATCCTGTAAAAATCTTGCCTtcagatcaaaacacaacagaacctTCTCTTACCAttgaataaatgtgtttattttagagcTCAGAAATTCCTCTTTGTAAATCATtagatttgtattgtattgtttttgcaaTATGTATTATACTCCAgaagtataaaacaaaaaatgatttgACCTGAAATGGATTCCATATACAAGTGACTGCTGAAGAATCATTCTCTTGATTAAGTCCAGATTAAgtaccccacccccacccttaAAAACACAAGCACACATTCTCCACCCCATGCTCTCGTTCACAACTG
Coding sequences within it:
- the c5h19orf47 gene encoding uncharacterized protein C19orf47 homolog isoform X5, which gives rise to MYFNVVLNGHLYCVLCQATSEWIQFFKDAGIPPGLAVNYAVSFVDNRIQKNMLMDLSKEIMMDLGITVIGDIIAILKHAKVVYRQVRSTQDMCKMATEAISSGQTSIQAELRRTANTPATRMIANSLSRDSPPNTPVRRPDNRLSVTVSNKQAAKNTKAVQSRPADEGPAVPVKRRRVTAEMEGKYIINMPKGTTPRTRKILEEQAEREKGQHRTSVFERLGAESKADTTTGSKPTGVFSRLGGASEPRQTGTTEKEDGGRDSDKLEESDEEGSVLQYAGVLKKTSQSLKRAASSTQAPKPQTAGLAKPGPVTLRRLGKPSSAPASSTSQEPPAKVSILQRLGKSSVHQPDTQDSRVTSTKSKGFSVTLKRPVPSVKVSSSTGECQGAQMDNAGTVSVFRRLGTKKT
- the c5h19orf47 gene encoding uncharacterized protein C19orf47 homolog isoform X7 — its product is MYTVQFNCWFRVCPGNYRCMYCASYFVDPSDLFVMFDTSGRFPCWKATSEWIQFFKDAGIPPGLAVNYAVSFVDNRIQKNMLMDLSKEIMMDLGITVIGDIIAILKHAKVVYRQVRSTQDMCKMATEAISSGQTSIQAELRRTANTPATRMIANSLSRDSPPNTPVRRPDNRLSVTVSNKQAAKNTKAEKGQHRTSVFERLGAESKADTTTGSKPTGVFSRLGGASEPRQTGTTEKEDGGRDSDKLEESDEEGSVLQYAGVLKKTSQSLKRAASSTQAPKPQTAGLAKPGPVTLRRLGKPSSAPASSTSQEPPAKVSILQRLGKSSVHQPDTQDSRVTSTKSKGFSVTLKRPVPSVKVSSSTGECQGAQMDNAGTVSVFRRLGTKKT
- the c5h19orf47 gene encoding uncharacterized protein C19orf47 homolog isoform X1, coding for MYTVQFNCWFRVCPGNYRCMYCASYFVDPSDLFVMFDTSGRFPCWKATSEWIQFFKDAGIPPGLAVNYAVSFVDNRIQKNMLMDLSKEIMMDLGITVIGDIIAILKHAKVVYRQVRSTQDMCKMATEAISSGQTSIQAELRRTANTPATRMIANSLSRDSPPNTPVRRPDNRLSVTVSNKQAAKNTKAVQSRPADEGPAVPVKRRRVTAEMEGKYIINMPKGTTPRTRKILEEQAEREKGQHRTSVFERLGAESKADTTTGSKPTGVFSRLGGASEPRQTGTTEKEDGGRDSDKLEESDEEGSVLQYAGVLKKTSQSLKRAASSTQAPKPQTAGLAKPGPVTLRRLGKPSSAPASSTSQEPPAKVSILQRLGKSSVHQPDTQDSRVTSTKSKGFSVTLKRPVPSVKVSSSTGECQGAQMDNAGTVSVFRRLGTKKT
- the c5h19orf47 gene encoding uncharacterized protein C19orf47 homolog isoform X2, whose protein sequence is MYTVQFNCWFRVCPGNYRCMYCASYFVDPSDLFVMFDTSGRFPCWKATSEWIQFFKDAGIPPGLAVNYAVSFVDNRIQKNMLMDLSKEIMMDLGITVIGDIIAILKHAKVVYRQDMCKMATEAISSGQTSIQAELRRTANTPATRMIANSLSRDSPPNTPVRRPDNRLSVTVSNKQAAKNTKAVQSRPADEGPAVPVKRRRVTAEMEGKYIINMPKGTTPRTRKILEEQAEREKGQHRTSVFERLGAESKADTTTGSKPTGVFSRLGGASEPRQTGTTEKEDGGRDSDKLEESDEEGSVLQYAGVLKKTSQSLKRAASSTQAPKPQTAGLAKPGPVTLRRLGKPSSAPASSTSQEPPAKVSILQRLGKSSVHQPDTQDSRVTSTKSKGFSVTLKRPVPSVKVSSSTGECQGAQMDNAGTVSVFRRLGTKKT
- the c5h19orf47 gene encoding uncharacterized protein C19orf47 homolog isoform X6, which codes for MSRHHPAGRSCRSSKMASVTTATSEWIQFFKDAGIPPGLAVNYAVSFVDNRIQKNMLMDLSKEIMMDLGITVIGDIIAILKHAKVVYRQDMCKMATEAISSGQTSIQAELRRTANTPATRMIANSLSRDSPPNTPVRRPDNRLSVTVSNKQAAKNTKAVQSRPADEGPAVPVKRRRVTAEMEGKYIINMPKGTTPRTRKILEEQAEREKGQHRTSVFERLGAESKADTTTGSKPTGVFSRLGGASEPRQTGTTEKEDGGRDSDKLEESDEEGSVLQYAGVLKKTSQSLKRAASSTQAPKPQTAGLAKPGPVTLRRLGKPSSAPASSTSQEPPAKVSILQRLGKSSVHQPDTQDSRVTSTKSKGFSVTLKRPVPSVKVSSSTGECQGAQMDNAGTVSVFRRLGTKKT
- the c5h19orf47 gene encoding uncharacterized protein C19orf47 homolog isoform X4; translated protein: MYTVQFNCWFRVCPGNYRCMYCASYFVDPSDLFVMFDTSGRFPCWKATSEWIQFFKDAGIPPGLAVNYAVSFVDNRIQKNMLMDLSKEIMMDLGITVIGDIIAILKHAKVVYRQVRSTQDMCKMATEAISSGQTSIQAELRRTANTPATRMIANSLSRDSPPNTPVRRPDNRLSVTVSNKQAAKNTKAVQSRPADEGPAVPVKRRRVTAEMEEKGQHRTSVFERLGAESKADTTTGSKPTGVFSRLGGASEPRQTGTTEKEDGGRDSDKLEESDEEGSVLQYAGVLKKTSQSLKRAASSTQAPKPQTAGLAKPGPVTLRRLGKPSSAPASSTSQEPPAKVSILQRLGKSSVHQPDTQDSRVTSTKSKGFSVTLKRPVPSVKVSSSTGECQGAQMDNAGTVSVFRRLGTKKT
- the c5h19orf47 gene encoding uncharacterized protein C19orf47 homolog isoform X3, which produces MSRHHPAGRSCRSSKMASVTTATSEWIQFFKDAGIPPGLAVNYAVSFVDNRIQKNMLMDLSKEIMMDLGITVIGDIIAILKHAKVVYRQVRSTQDMCKMATEAISSGQTSIQAELRRTANTPATRMIANSLSRDSPPNTPVRRPDNRLSVTVSNKQAAKNTKAVQSRPADEGPAVPVKRRRVTAEMEGKYIINMPKGTTPRTRKILEEQAEREKGQHRTSVFERLGAESKADTTTGSKPTGVFSRLGGASEPRQTGTTEKEDGGRDSDKLEESDEEGSVLQYAGVLKKTSQSLKRAASSTQAPKPQTAGLAKPGPVTLRRLGKPSSAPASSTSQEPPAKVSILQRLGKSSVHQPDTQDSRVTSTKSKGFSVTLKRPVPSVKVSSSTGECQGAQMDNAGTVSVFRRLGTKKT